The genomic interval TCTAGATGCATTGTCCTGGTTGAATCTAATcttatctaatctaatctaattgttgttgtttttttattgttaaaaatgGAGTGGCAGTTTTGAAGTTGGTCAgtgcatgaataaaaaaatgaattaaaaaaattatttcaaaaaAGCACAATGTTACCTGAATGGAAAGCTGGTGAAATATGACTCGCTTTAACTATGATAAGCTTGagagtattatttttttttaagaaatatcttccatgtatatatatatatatatttattttatatatatatatatatatatatatatatatatatatatatatagatatatatttatatatatatatatatgtatatatatatatatatatgtatatataattaacactgatttttctttcttgtcttGTGCAATCCCAGACAGTCTCCTCTGCTAAACATGTTctaacatgttttaaaacattgtgGACTGCAGAGCTGACAGCCTCTGAAGGAGTCCAAGTACACGTCACTTCAATGAGCTGACCTTTATAAAATGCAGACATCCTGGGGTGGGAAAATAGGAGATGATAGAGTTGAGACATAGAACTTGGATGGATCTGACTAATACTAATATGGTTTTGATAAAGAAGCAGACAACAGACAATATGATATATAGTTGATTCATTCAGTCTATCTGTTAAGACCCGTTTGTCTTGTACAATATACCATGTATTTCATTCAGTTTGTACCTCCTCGACCTATGTATATCTCCCTTACAGCTTGTGTATCAGGCTACTTCAAGGCTGCACAGGGGGACCACAAATGCCTGCAGTGCCCAATTAATAGCAGAACCACCAGTGAGGGAGCAACAAACTGTGTCTGTCGCAATGGTTACTACCGCACTGACTCCGACCCTCAACAGATGCCCTGTACAAGTATGTGTGCATAAGCTTTTCATGACGACACATTGATAAATCTCAGTGTACTTGCTGCAAACAGCAGCTTAAATCATGTAATTTGAACACTTATTCACCTGTGAAGTGCACACATTTATGTCAGTGTAGTTTCAGTAGCTTACTCAGTagcacagtaaaaaaatcaaggacacacaggacacaagtaaatatccatccatctgactatttttgatcattttccGTGATGCAGGCCAGTAATGCTGATGCTGCACCAGTCTGCCTGTAAATCTTCAAAAACCATAACCTGTAAAGAGTATCTTGCTGCACAAACAGCAAGTATTAAGTATTATAAACTATTATAAACTAATTTTCTTGCATAAAAATCCcataggcttttttttttttaggggaatCAGGGGCCAGGGGGAGGTTAACTTTCAGGTTAGCCTTTAAAAATAAGTCTTTCCCCCTAATTATTTTTACAATCTGGATTTGACTAGTATACCAACCATGATAAATATTGACATGGTTATCCTCTCTGGTCTTCTGAAGTAATCTGACAAATTATAAAAGAGCACCACCTGCAGTAACTTAAAAAAGGGGAAACAGTATTGTTTTCACAAATAAGCTTTGCTCCGAAACATCATGGCAGTCAAATGACGAGTAACTGACATTGTGCATGTATTGTACTATAGTTAGGGGATTAGTTAAACAACACAAGTTGCCCTACACATACAAAAGCACTTTTTAAAGTACACAACTCATACAATTTTGTTCTCTCCAGCTGTTCCCTCAGCTCCACAAAATGTCATCTCCATAGTGAATGAGACTTCTCTTAGGCTGGAGTGGAGCCCACCACAGGAAGGCGGTGGCCGGGAAGATGTCGTCTACAACATCATATGTAAGAGCTGTGGCAGTGGGCGAGGTGGCTGCACCCGCTGTGGAGACAACGTGCAGTTTGTCCCACGTCAGCTGGGACTGACTGACACCAGCGTCCACATCAGCGACCTCCTGGCTCACACCCAGTACACATTTGAAATACAAGCCGTCAACGGAGTGTCTGACCAGAGTCCTTATTCACCACAGTACGCATCAGTCAACATCACCACCAACCAGGCTGGTGAGGCTAACACAATATTTTACACGGCATACCTTCACTTGTTGATAGTTCAAAGTAATTTGTTGCGTGGTCAGGGGGAGGTCTACTAGTTTGAGTTAGTCAGTCATAGTTTCAGTAGTAGTTTCAATAGTAGTTTCAGCCACGAacttcacttcctctttttttttttgttctcagcaCCATCTGCAGTGTCCATCATCCACCAGGTCAGCAGAACCCCCAGCAGCATCACCCTGTCCTGGTCCCAGCCTGATCAGCCCAATGGAGTCATCCTGGACTATGAACTGCAGTACTATGAGAAGGTACGTCAGTGCTGTTGGTAAGTAAATCCCTTCCGCATAGCTCTCTTGTACAGCTGCTACACACAGcgtatttcagtattttttttaaactgtattgATATTGTCATGTATCCAAATTGCACCAATGGGACACTGTTCTTCAGCAACAAACCTACCAAGTGAAAAGTAGATCAAATGAATGGTTCTTAAGAATGCATCAGACTTACGGAGAGAAATGCATTTCTTCTTTAATGTCTTTTTGACTAGCTTTTTGTGTCTGGATCTCTTGATTTTTGTATTCATTCGGCTTTGGTAtaataaagcttgctttttgttcccCCATTTCctgtctcgtgtgtgtgtgtgtgtgtgtgtgtgtgtgtgtgtgtgtgtgtctgcatttgggtcctcaccttACTAAAACCGTAACTTAACATTATTGGTCTTATCATTGTCTCAATGCTCTGTGCATATACAAACAGAAAGTGAGCTTGTCTCCCACAGGTGCAGTGGTGTATCTGCTACATTCCTTGCATTGAACACAAGGGAGAATGTCCATAATTACAGTAACAAAACACATGGAAGTGAGGTGTGATCAAAAATAATGGCTTTCTCAACCTTTCCTAATTTGACAGCGACAACCCTACTACTCTAGTGACTTATTTATAGTTTCAGGAATAACCTCAGACAGCATTTGTCAGattattgttttgattattaATTGGGATTTCTCATGCATGTGTTTCAGAACCAGGCAGAATGGAACTCATCTCTAACAAGGAGTAGGACCAATACAGCAGTCATACGTGGCTTGAAGCCTGGAACGATATACGTCTTTCAAGTTCGGGCTCGGACTGTTGCTGGATTTGGACGCTTTAGTGGCAAAATGTACTTCCAAACCATGACTGAAGGTAGGCATGATAATCAAATCTGCTCACTTGTTTTCCTTGGGAATTCCTAAAAGGAAATCCAGCCATGGATCAAGTCAGTATTTAAAAAAGTTAGTAACATCTCTTGGTTTGTCTCTTGACTTGTAGAGGAATATAACTCCAGTATTGAGGAGAAACTCCCCCTCATCATtggttcagctgctgcaggagtgaTCTTCATCATTGCCGTCTCTGTCTTCATAGCTGTCTGTCGCAGGTGAGCCAGTAACAGGCCGtgaaatgatttaatttgaatgtaGTTTCCATTAAGGCATCAAGCCACCATGTACTGTTATCCCTTGACGATGGCTTATTTCCTTTGCTAGCTGTTGTATCTACAGTAAACTAGACCACTTACAGAAATGGCTGTTGAGATTtggtgaggacccaaatgcagacaacaaaaagaggaacaaaaagcgagctttattaaaCAAAGCTGCAATACAAAAACCAAGAGACTAAGGAAAACCAAAAGAGTCACAAAGGacaaaagacaaagtagcaacaaaaagcttaaacaaaatgcaacaaaggcaaagtacaaatcaatgagaaacaaaaggaagaaaaaccaGAAACATACCAGGGCGAGACATGAGGAGTCAATGGAGGAGACACGGTTAGGAAAGACAGGGCAGCGATACAGGGGCTCGTAGATGAACACTGAGTAACCACAGAGGAAGACGGAAGACGGAAAAAACTGCCAAAGAaatgagggagaacaaagactataaacacacacacactaatgaggGGATGAGAAACAGGTGGAGTGAGGCAGGAATAGGACGGGTGAGGGAAGGATCggaaaaacactaaaaagaaaggaaaatcacagagagggaggaactgaaaagcGACACACAGGGGTACAATTTCAAGggtaaaacaggaaacaagaacaacaaaaaactgaatcATGACAATGACTgtgccaaaaaaacacaacattcagcTCAAAGAACCTTAAAAGCTCTGAAGAGCAAAGGAGACAGTTAAAAATGGGTTCATCGCTGCAAACAACCCCTGTCCATGAGCTGCTgataaaactgaattactggTGAGTGGAGAGATGAACGAGCCACCAGGGGCAGGTAATGTTGAAATACTGTGGCTTGCATGGTGACAAAACACCTGGCAACATTTATCTTGTGTAGCTTTGGACTTCCAAGAAAATCCATTATCAAACattcccagaggaaacgaaaattggagaAGAGATGTCAGCAGTGTCTCAtccatttctcctagacaactatgagatctatgtgagaccaaagtgagacTGTGgttgatttctcctgtttctcaattgtttctcctgagaaacaggtgcagaaaatctcaacttgggctcctgtaagtttcaaaggagatctcatcaagctctcaatgaagtttcagaatgtctccccagtgctggaaggGAGCAAGGTTTGAGCgctaaagtctcaagtctcacctactgctcctaaggaattttaggagaaacacatgagaaatgtttgagatcAAAAAAGAcgacaacgagactgaaatgagaactctcattgagctcctttacggctccatagccataaaggagcaagttttgagcagtaacattttcctctgggaTTGTAGCCTTTAGGTGCCAATTGCTTTCActaatgtttccagtgggtcCTCGTCCATGCCAGCTAAACACAGAACGTGCATCACAGCCACACCTTGAAAGGGAGCATCAATTGATCTGTTTCTTTCACTACAAAGCCTCAGAAATAGTAAAGAATAGAGAATGCTGGAAGGAGAAATTTGTGTGATATGgctagatttttatttttaaacactaAAAAATGAACTAACATTAACAGAATGTGATGAAACCACAttgttgacattatgtcaaaggtGCATATGTACTGTGTGAGAGATATCTAGtgaagttggcatgctaatCTGCTTGCCTCAGCCTGTTTTATAATTATACTTTTGAACCTTAGGAGGAGAGTTTAAGATTGGagtcatttatatttcacattttcgTAGCCTTGagtgaaatgaatgaattaaagaaaattacaaaatgtcCAGAGAGTAAATAGTCTTGCAGCTATTTTCCTTACCACACTACATTTTATATTACAGAATTACAACCAAACATTAATAAAGACTTAATTAACGTTAAGACTCTTAACGTTAGTTTAATAACCtcattgtaaaacacacacctttttttGTAACTGgacatttaacaaaataaaactcaccaacacAGTCTTTCCACATCACCCCTGATTTGGTTGAAATAAACCCTCAATTTACAGAGTAAGTTCTGAAATGTTCCACTCTAtcaatgtttaaaaaccatatctgtcattcctgttcTGGCTATGACACAGAAAACTTTCATAGTGCTACTACCTGTctacaaaagacaaaagcagTGACTACAATGTTTATGCTGCAACATGTGATTACTAAAATTAGCTTTTTTTACAATAACGTGACCTTACACTGAAAGGAGAATTTGGAGAGGTGTCTCCTCTGCACCTCTTCATGcctcttctgtcctctcctgcCATGTCTTCTCATCCCCAGTCACAGTCCTGGAGCAGCAGTTGTTGATAACTCTGGTGTTTTGGTAATGCTATCATACCCTCACTGTGCACCTCCTTCAACTTGTTAACAGTTGAAATCACAACTGTGCACCAGTTCTTAACTGGTTTCAAACCTCACTAGAGAGCTCCCTATTTTGAGACAACTGTCCCCATTAAAGGTCCACTTACTAGCTTTTTCAGTGTCATCCATATCGGTGGACAGAGTGACGCAGTTCATGGACATGGGTATGCTGACATgtaagcctgtgtgtgtttgtccccaGCAGGAGAAGTTCAGACAGACCAGAATCAGATTACACAGACAAACTCCAACATTATACCAGTGGTCACAGTAAGTAACACTTTACTGCACAGTTCTCAGTATGTCATCAGactggtttggtttggtttggtttggcacagtgtgtaaacaatgcaggACCTTTTTGTGTGTATAGCCGTTGCTGTCTCTTCCATCTCTTTGTTGAAGTGTCACCAGGAATGAAGATCTACATCGACCCCTTCACATATGAAGACCCAAATGAAGCAGTCAGAGAGTTTGCCAAGGagattgacatttcttttgtcaAGATTGAACAAGTTATTGGTGCAGGTGAGAGACAACAGTGCATGACATCGGATATGATGTCAGGTATCAGAGACAGAAGCTGGGATTTCACAAGGGGGGGTTGATCCTGGAATTGTCTGGACTCTTTATTAGACCTCTGAGGATACTCAATGCTGGCTACATCAGGCCATGCCTTGCAATATCCACAATATCCATGCAATGCCATATTACTGTCTAACAAGATTCAAACTTTATGTATCATTCCTGTTCAGGCTATGACAAAGAACGTTCATAGTGCTACTACCTGTCtactttgattttaatttggGCCTGAAGACAAAAGCAGTGACTATGACTACAATGTTTACGTTGCGACATGTGATAGATAAACTTTGCTTTTTTACGATAACATTGACCTTACACTGACAGGAGAATTTGGGGAGGTGTGTAGTGGAAATCTCCGGCAACCTGGGAAGAGAGAGATCCTGGTAGCCATTAAGACGCTGAAGGTGGGCTACACTGAACGTCAAAGGCGGGACTTCTTGAGTGAGGCGTCCATCATGGGCCAGTTTGACCATCCAAACATCATCCACCTGGAAGGGGTTGTGACCAAAAGCAGCCCTGTGATGATCATCACTGAATTCATGGAGAACGGATCCCTGGACTCCTTCCTCAGGGTAAAGGAGACACACTTATTAATGACAAAATTGCCTTGCGTAGGAATTTTTTTCTCATACGATGCTTGTATTACAGCACAAACAAGGTTTATTTGTTCAttcatcacaaaaacaaaaattaattatctgttgtttttttttttttaaagcaaaatgaTGGGCAGTTCACGGTGATCCAGCTGGTGGGAATGCTTCGAGGCATAGCAGCAGGAATGAAGTATCTGTCTGACATGAACTATGTCCATCGGGACTTGGCAGCTAGGAACATCCTGGTCAATAGCAACCTGGTGTGCAAAGTGTCGGACTTTGGCTTGTCACGCTTCCTTGAGGATGATACCTCGGACCCCACCTATACCAGCGCTCTGGTGAGTCTTCATCAGAGACTACAGGGGCCAAAGTCTGTTATGCTACCACTAGAACACTAGAAAAGTGCAAACACATCTGTCTAATAACTGCTGAGAGATCTGCTCAGCAAAGGGACTAAGGGATGGGATTGGCCTTTTTATGAATGAGATCCTGTCTTTGAATTAATTTGCTGTGTCAGTGAATGAACTATaatatttcattcaaaaataGGGGCATGGCAAGGAATTTGATTGTATTGGTTTGTAATGGAGCAGCacatttaataaatgtaattaaattatcAATTACATAAGTAATTGAATTTCTAGATGCTAAGAGGCAAAACAggaaatggaacaaaaaaaaaatttgctgGCCAACAggttaatacattttcaaaaagcaTCATCTTCCTGTCCACTGATTTCCACAGTTGTCTTTCCAGGGAGGGAAGATTCCCATCCGGTGGACGGCCCCCGAGGCCATTCAATACAGGAAGTTCACCTCCTCCAGTGATTGCTGGAGCTACGGCATAGTCATGTGGGAGGTGATGTCATATGGAGAGAGGCCCTACTGGGACATGAGCAACCAGGATGTAAGTAGAGCCCTGTAGAAAAGCTGGAATTTATTTCTTATACATCTTATATCTTACATATCACAGAGCTGTCATCGAAAGATCATGACCCCATGTTTGAATAAGTTGTTCCgattcaaaatgtacatttagaATTGGCTATGTATGTTATATGAAGTTATATTTACACAATTTTAATTTcatcactttatttatttataaaatatatgaatggaTCAACAATTAAATACAGTGAAATAATTActtaatgttttaaaggaaaagtatTTCAACTATATGATTATACTAAAATGTTATGGTCATGGTTTAAAAAAtagtattttttctttcttattttataTCATTGTCATTTTAGACATGTAATACTTTaactaaatgtttattttacccatgacacttttcttttttctacattttatgtaatttattCTGTTTTCAGTTATTCATTAATTGATTGAACTATTGAAAAATCAACAGTCAAATTAACTCAGttaaactttacatttactttattcattttaataaaattatactttttaaaaaagtaattgaaataaacaaatacaaatgaaatcacatcaaatgaataaaaacaattatataagaaaaaatggaaatcaGCCAGATATCTTTGTAAATGGGGAAAAGATCCAGactgtgtcacattttaaataccTGGGAGTTACTGTTGACTCACAGTTGTCTTTTAAGAAACACATAAAGCAGGTGTGTAACACTGTCAAATTCAGCCTAAGAAACTTCAGATACATTCGAATTCAGCTACCCTTAGATGCCGCCAAATTATATATGCACTCAATGattttttcacatattgcaTACTGCATCACAAGTTGGTCACAAACTGGAAAAACAACACTTGCTCCTCTACAAACGCTCTATAACCAAACTCTCAAGGTATTAGACAAAAAGCCATCAAGTCATCATCACTGCAACATCATTCAAAAGCACAAACTCTTGACTTTTGAAAATTTAGTGTCTTGCCGATGTTAGTTTAGTGTATAGGGTAATTCAGAATCTGGCTGCTCCTCCGTTAAAGGAGTTCATATCACTGCGCCCAGACACCAAGAGAACAACGAGGACGACTATCAGAGGTCACTGTGCAGTACAGCACAGATGTACTGGGTTTGGCAGATCAGCCTTTTCTGTCAGAACTCGGTACCAAACGAGATCAGAGACATTAGTACATTTACTGGTTTTAAATCTAAGATAAAATCATGACTTAAATCTACTCAATTATGCACCCACCAACCATAAATTCAAACATTAGCTCATTATTTTGTAATCTTTTTAGTGTTGTATcttaacattgttttgttgtgtcttaacattgtgattttattcttgttgttgtgttgtgttgtgttgtgttgtattgtgttttaagaGTGTGAAaccatgttattgttgttgtttgaaaggCTGCTTGTgtgatgaggttttttttgtttggttttttttttttgtcttttttttttttgtatgtgcttgtctgtgttagatttatgttatttgttcctgcccagggactacagatgaaatttAGCTGGTAGCTAATTCTGGTACAGCTGAGAGCcgtgcactgtccctgttaaataaacaaataaataaataaataaacaattggATTAAAATATAATTGAATGAAAACTGGAATTAACCTTAAATTAAATATACTTGTTCGGTTTAATGAAATTGTAAGAAATGATAGATATTCAAGGTATGACTAAATAAAGGGTGATATTCTACTGAATAGCGCTGTCAAAAATCAAAAGGTACTGTCTAACTGCTACACCTCTGTAGTCTTTACAAATATCTGATTATTATCAGGTGTAGAAGTGAagctgtaaatgtgttgttGGTCCTGCCCTTATATTTTGGACACAAGGGTTGTAACTGTAAAGGAATATGTTGAACATGCATTGGTGACAAGCTAGATAcaacatgtaagaaaacatttaaaaaataaaaaagctagCCTTGTTTTGTCCCCAGACCCCagacatttcccaaaatgtcagtgttggGAAATATCAAAGGCACAATAAGGCAGAAGCCATAATGTAATTTATCTCAAATGCCAACAATCAAACATTGGtttcattcagtttgtgtttttttattgtgtgtctTATCTGTTTAGTGTAGTTCTGTACTGAATTCAGTTCTAGTTATGGTCAGACTAAAATTAGTTTGACAATTCTTGTAGGTTATCAATGCCATAGAGCAGGACTACAGACTGCCGCCCCCCATGGATTGTCCTAGTGCACTGCATCAGCTGATGCTCGACTGCTGGCAGAAAGACCGCAACAACCGGCCCAAATTCAGCCAGATTGTCAGCACCCTGGACAAGATGATCCGCAACCCTAA from Sparus aurata chromosome 7, fSpaAur1.1, whole genome shotgun sequence carries:
- the ephb2a gene encoding ephrin type-B receptor 2 isoform X1; this translates as MNAFVFYSRMSGITVIMDILHLLWILPAVWAVEEVLMDSTTATAELGWTINPSQGWEEVSGYDENMNTIRTYQVCNVFDSSQNNWVRTNYIRRRGAQRIHVQMKFSVRDCSSIPNVPGSCKETFNLYYYESDSDTATKLSPPWMENPWVKVDTIAADESFSQVDLGGRIMKINSEVRSFGPVSRNGFYLAFQDYGACMSLIAVRVYYRKCPRVIQNGAVFPETLSGAESTSLVAARGVCVPNGEEVDVPIKLYCNGDGEWMVPIGRCMCKAGYEALENGTVCRACVSGYFKAAQGDHKCLQCPINSRTTSEGATNCVCRNGYYRTDSDPQQMPCTTVPSAPQNVISIVNETSLRLEWSPPQEGGGREDVVYNIICKSCGSGRGGCTRCGDNVQFVPRQLGLTDTSVHISDLLAHTQYTFEIQAVNGVSDQSPYSPQYASVNITTNQAAPSAVSIIHQVSRTPSSITLSWSQPDQPNGVILDYELQYYEKNQAEWNSSLTRSRTNTAVIRGLKPGTIYVFQVRARTVAGFGRFSGKMYFQTMTEEEYNSSIEEKLPLIIGSAAAGVIFIIAVSVFIAVCRSRRSSDRPESDYTDKLQHYTSGHKVSPGMKIYIDPFTYEDPNEAVREFAKEIDISFVKIEQVIGAGEFGEVCSGNLRQPGKREILVAIKTLKVGYTERQRRDFLSEASIMGQFDHPNIIHLEGVVTKSSPVMIITEFMENGSLDSFLRQNDGQFTVIQLVGMLRGIAAGMKYLSDMNYVHRDLAARNILVNSNLVCKVSDFGLSRFLEDDTSDPTYTSALLSFQGGKIPIRWTAPEAIQYRKFTSSSDCWSYGIVMWEVMSYGERPYWDMSNQDVINAIEQDYRLPPPMDCPSALHQLMLDCWQKDRNNRPKFSQIVSTLDKMIRNPNSLKATTPLSSSVHLPLLDRSAPDFSSFSTVDEWLDAIKMGQYKENFANEGFTSFDVVSQMTMEDILKVGVTLAGHQKKILNSIQSMRAQMNQITSVEV
- the ephb2a gene encoding ephrin type-B receptor 2 isoform X5, coding for MNAFVFYSRMSGITVIMDILHLLWILPAVWAVEEVLMDSTTATAELGWTINPSQGWEEVSGYDENMNTIRTYQVCNVFDSSQNNWVRTNYIRRRGAQRIHVQMKFSVRDCSSIPNVPGSCKETFNLYYYESDSDTATKLSPPWMENPWVKVDTIAADESFSQVDLGGRIMKINSEVRSFGPVSRNGFYLAFQDYGACMSLIAVRVYYRKCPRVIQNGAVFPETLSGAESTSLVAARGVCVPNGEEVDVPIKLYCNGDGEWMVPIGRCMCKAGYEALENGTVCRACVSGYFKAAQGDHKCLQCPINSRTTSEGATNCVCRNGYYRTDSDPQQMPCTTVPSAPQNVISIVNETSLRLEWSPPQEGGGREDVVYNIICKSCGSGRGGCTRCGDNVQFVPRQLGLTDTSVHISDLLAHTQYTFEIQAVNGVSDQSPYSPQYASVNITTNQAAPSAVSIIHQVSRTPSSITLSWSQPDQPNGVILDYELQYYEKNQAEWNSSLTRSRTNTAVIRGLKPGTIYVFQVRARTVAGFGRFSGKMYFQTMTEEEYNSSIEEKLPLIIGSAAAGVIFIIAVSVFIAVCRSRRSSDRPESDYTDKLQHYTSGHKVSPGMKIYIDPFTYEDPNEAVREFAKEIDISFVKIEQVIGAGEFGEVCSGNLRQPGKREILVAIKTLKVGYTERQRRDFLSEASIMGQFDHPNIIHLEGVVTKSSPVMIITEFMENGSLDSFLRQNDGQFTVIQLVGMLRGIAAGMKYLSDMNYVHRDLAARNILVNSNLVCKVSDFGLSRFLEDDTSDPTYTSALGGKIPIRWTAPEAIQYRKFTSSSDCWSYGIVMWEVMSYGERPYWDMSNQDVINAIEQDYRLPPPMDCPSALHQLMLDCWQKDRNNRPKFSQIVSTLDKMIRNPNSLKATTPLSSSVHLPLLDRSAPDFSSFSTVDEWLDAIKMGQYKENFANEGFTSFDVVSQMTMEDILKVGVTLAGHQKKILNSIQSMRAQMNQITSVEV
- the ephb2a gene encoding ephrin type-B receptor 2 isoform X2, whose translation is MNAFVFYSRMSGITVIMDILHLLWILPAVWAVEEVLMDSTTATAELGWTINPSQGWEEVSGYDENMNTIRTYQVCNVFDSSQNNWVRTNYIRRRGAQRIHVQMKFSVRDCSSIPNVPGSCKETFNLYYYESDSDTATKLSPPWMENPWVKVDTIAADESFSQVDLGGRIMKINSEVRSFGPVSRNGFYLAFQDYGACMSLIAVRVYYRKCPRVIQNGAVFPETLSGAESTSLVAARGVCVPNGEEVDVPIKLYCNGDGEWMVPIGRCMCKAGYEALENGTVCRACVSGYFKAAQGDHKCLQCPINSRTTSEGATNCVCRNGYYRTDSDPQQMPCTTVPSAPQNVISIVNETSLRLEWSPPQEGGGREDVVYNIICKSCGSGRGGCTRCGDNVQFVPRQLGLTDTSVHISDLLAHTQYTFEIQAVNGVSDQSPYSPQYASVNITTNQAAPSAVSIIHQVSRTPSSITLSWSQPDQPNGVILDYELQYYEKNQAEWNSSLTRSRTNTAVIRGLKPGTIYVFQVRARTVAGFGRFSGKMYFQTMTEEEYNSSIEEKLPLIIGSAAAGVIFIIAVSVFIAVCRSRRSSDRPESDYTDKLQHYTSGHMSPGMKIYIDPFTYEDPNEAVREFAKEIDISFVKIEQVIGAGEFGEVCSGNLRQPGKREILVAIKTLKVGYTERQRRDFLSEASIMGQFDHPNIIHLEGVVTKSSPVMIITEFMENGSLDSFLRQNDGQFTVIQLVGMLRGIAAGMKYLSDMNYVHRDLAARNILVNSNLVCKVSDFGLSRFLEDDTSDPTYTSALLSFQGGKIPIRWTAPEAIQYRKFTSSSDCWSYGIVMWEVMSYGERPYWDMSNQDVINAIEQDYRLPPPMDCPSALHQLMLDCWQKDRNNRPKFSQIVSTLDKMIRNPNSLKATTPLSSSVHLPLLDRSAPDFSSFSTVDEWLDAIKMGQYKENFANEGFTSFDVVSQMTMEDILKVGVTLAGHQKKILNSIQSMRAQMNQITSVEV
- the ephb2a gene encoding ephrin type-B receptor 2 isoform X6, whose product is MNAFVFYSRMSGITVIMDILHLLWILPAVWAVEEVLMDSTTATAELGWTINPSQGWEEVSGYDENMNTIRTYQVCNVFDSSQNNWVRTNYIRRRGAQRIHVQMKFSVRDCSSIPNVPGSCKETFNLYYYESDSDTATKLSPPWMENPWVKVDTIAADESFSQVDLGGRIMKINSEVRSFGPVSRNGFYLAFQDYGACMSLIAVRVYYRKCPRVIQNGAVFPETLSGAESTSLVAARGVCVPNGEEVDVPIKLYCNGDGEWMVPIGRCMCKAGYEALENGTVCRACVSGYFKAAQGDHKCLQCPINSRTTSEGATNCVCRNGYYRTDSDPQQMPCTTVPSAPQNVISIVNETSLRLEWSPPQEGGGREDVVYNIICKSCGSGRGGCTRCGDNVQFVPRQLGLTDTSVHISDLLAHTQYTFEIQAVNGVSDQSPYSPQYASVNITTNQAAPSAVSIIHQVSRTPSSITLSWSQPDQPNGVILDYELQYYEKNQAEWNSSLTRSRTNTAVIRGLKPGTIYVFQVRARTVAGFGRFSGKMYFQTMTEEEYNSSIEEKLPLIIGSAAAGVIFIIAVSVFIAVCRSRRSSDRPESDYTDKLQHYTSGHMSPGMKIYIDPFTYEDPNEAVREFAKEIDISFVKIEQVIGAGEFGEVCSGNLRQPGKREILVAIKTLKVGYTERQRRDFLSEASIMGQFDHPNIIHLEGVVTKSSPVMIITEFMENGSLDSFLRQNDGQFTVIQLVGMLRGIAAGMKYLSDMNYVHRDLAARNILVNSNLVCKVSDFGLSRFLEDDTSDPTYTSALGGKIPIRWTAPEAIQYRKFTSSSDCWSYGIVMWEVMSYGERPYWDMSNQDVINAIEQDYRLPPPMDCPSALHQLMLDCWQKDRNNRPKFSQIVSTLDKMIRNPNSLKATTPLSSSVHLPLLDRSAPDFSSFSTVDEWLDAIKMGQYKENFANEGFTSFDVVSQMTMEDILKVGVTLAGHQKKILNSIQSMRAQMNQITSVEV
- the ephb2a gene encoding ephrin type-B receptor 2 isoform X7, with product MNAFVFYSRMSGITVIMDILHLLWILPAVWAVEEVLMDSTTATAELGWTINPSQGWEEVSGYDENMNTIRTYQVCNVFDSSQNNWVRTNYIRRRGAQRIHVQMKFSVRDCSSIPNVPGSCKETFNLYYYESDSDTATKLSPPWMENPWVKVDTIAADESFSQVDLGGRIMKINSEVRSFGPVSRNGFYLAFQDYGACMSLIAVRVYYRKCPRVIQNGAVFPETLSGAESTSLVAARGVCVPNGEEVDVPIKLYCNGDGEWMVPIGRCMCKAGYEALENGTVCRACVSGYFKAAQGDHKCLQCPINSRTTSEGATNCVCRNGYYRTDSDPQQMPCTTVPSAPQNVISIVNETSLRLEWSPPQEGGGREDVVYNIICKSCGSGRGGCTRCGDNVQFVPRQLGLTDTSVHISDLLAHTQYTFEIQAVNGVSDQSPYSPQYASVNITTNQAAPSAVSIIHQVSRTPSSITLSWSQPDQPNGVILDYELQYYEKNQAEWNSSLTRSRTNTAVIRGLKPGTIYVFQVRARTVAGFGRFSGKMYFQTMTEEEYNSSIEEKLPLIIGSAAAGVIFIIAVSVFIAVCRRRSSDRPESDYTDKLQHYTSGHMSPGMKIYIDPFTYEDPNEAVREFAKEIDISFVKIEQVIGAGEFGEVCSGNLRQPGKREILVAIKTLKVGYTERQRRDFLSEASIMGQFDHPNIIHLEGVVTKSSPVMIITEFMENGSLDSFLRQNDGQFTVIQLVGMLRGIAAGMKYLSDMNYVHRDLAARNILVNSNLVCKVSDFGLSRFLEDDTSDPTYTSALGGKIPIRWTAPEAIQYRKFTSSSDCWSYGIVMWEVMSYGERPYWDMSNQDVINAIEQDYRLPPPMDCPSALHQLMLDCWQKDRNNRPKFSQIVSTLDKMIRNPNSLKATTPLSSSVHLPLLDRSAPDFSSFSTVDEWLDAIKMGQYKENFANEGFTSFDVVSQMTMEDILKVGVTLAGHQKKILNSIQSMRAQMNQITSVEV